A segment of the Amblyomma americanum isolate KBUSLIRL-KWMA chromosome 6, ASM5285725v1, whole genome shotgun sequence genome:
CCTCCCGCACTGTGAGAACGCGACGAAGAAAGGCGGCGGAGTTGTTTAATACAACCAGCgcataataacaataaaaaagttAAAACAAAGGTGACTATATTTTCTATCCTTGCGTCTGGGCGTACTGAGATGCCTGCACTTTTGTGTGTTACATACAGAGCTTTGGTAAAAATGTTTTCAGGCAACACGGTTTCCTATTGAGCCGCAAAATGTGGTACTTATGTGAACACCTCGGAACTAAAATCCCTGGTTAGGACGGGGATTCTTCGCACCTCATGCAGATTTAAAACTTCAGGGATGCAATAGGCTCTCCACTTCAGGGATGAATTGGAAACTATGCTGCCTGAAGGCTTTGGACTAAGGCTGCGCATGCTCATTTGTGTAAACACACGTGGGAACGCTTTCGAATTGAAGAAGACGTCAGTAGGAAAACACGCTCGAACCTTCGTACGATAAACTAGTATATTTTCTTTAGCTGCACACTGTAAAATTTATTACAGCATTCAGTGGAGTGTGACTGTGGGGGTTAAAATCACGTAACACTAACTTACTTTTCATGGGTCTTAGTAATACAGCTTTCAAGTATATAGTGTTCGTTTCTCTTCACGCAGAATCACCCTTCAAAAACAATTCTTCTTTATGAAAGAGTGCTATTCTACACCTTACCGGTCTCATCTCTTCTGACAAAAGCATTGAGGGTAGTGTTCTAACCTTCCCAAGTTTAATGCCAGCTTCGCCGTTGCCGCGACGATCGTCTAGATTTTATTACCCGAAACGCTTAAACGTAGCTGCAAACCCGTCTTAAGAACGCAAGACAACAGGTAGCAATATCAACGCGAGAAGCTGTGGATGTGAATGCATGCGAAAGTTCTTAATACTGCTCTTATTTGTGGTGATCGTTGACTGCAATAGTTACTGAAATCGTAGCTCACATCTGTCAAGAAAGCTTTTCCCTGATTTTTAAAAGAAAGGTCTCCTAATGTTCCCTGGCGCACTTCTTTTTACTTTTCTCTCATTGATCgtgtcttctttctcgatggttTACAGCAGATGCATGGACGGTGCTTCTATTGAACCCGTTTTTGAACTCATGTTGTGTAAATGTGGTTTTCCTCTGAAGAGTTGTTCCCATGATCTTGTCCATTTAAACTTTAGCAAAAAGTGACCCTATCTTGCGGATATAAGTTATTACACGGCTACTTCGCGATTTCATCTATTTTCAATGAACTGCCTTAATGGGCGAGTGTTCCCTGCAGCACTGTATACTGATGCTGTTTCGAGTTCTTTCTTTAGCCAAGCTTTAATTAGCTGACACATTTTTTAATGTTCTTGGAGAACAGTAGTTCCTGGTTAATTTCGCTTTGTACGCCGTTCTCTGCCACCAGATGTCATTACCAGCTCAGCGATCTTGTGCATCAATGCTCTGAGCAGTGACTGTCACACCACATTTCGGGGTGTAGTATTAAACCAGGGCACAGAATGCAGGAatttgttttctaaaaatttattTACACCCAAAAACAAtcgctctctctcgctcgctcgatTTCTTTTGCACTGTTGTTTACCACCATCCGTGACCTCCATAGCCTCCGTAGCCGCCATAGCCACCGCCGTAACCACCGTAACCACCGTATCCGCCGTAGCCTCCATGGCCGTAGCCTCCGTATCCACCGTAGCCTCCGTGGCCTCCGTAGCCACCGTATCCGCCATAGCCTCCGTGTCCGTAGCCTCCGTAGCCGCCACCATAGCCTCCGTAGCCGCCGCCATATCCACCGTAGCCGCCGCCATATCCACCGTAGCCGCCGAGGAAGCCGGCGCTAACAGCGGCGAGGACTGTTGCTACAAGGGCGATGAGGAACTGGAAGGGGCGGGGAGGAGAGAAAACGAGTCACTCAGCACCGCGTGGTCCAATATCCACCAGAGGACAGGTATGCTGCATATAAACTTACGGTAACCGCAGGAATGACATATGCATAAGCCATCATTACCGCGAAAGCAATGTAGAGTTAGGGAAGTTATCTCTATCATATAA
Coding sequences within it:
- the LOC144136536 gene encoding uncharacterized protein LOC144136536; its protein translation is MKTMFLIALVATVLAAVSAGFLGGYGGYGGGYGGYGGGYGGYGGGYGGYGHGGYGGYGGYGGHGGYGGYGGYGHGGYGGYGGYGGYGGGYGGYGGYGGHGWW